One window of the Pseudofrankia sp. DC12 genome contains the following:
- a CDS encoding HAD-IIA family hydrolase, with the protein MTVDLANPAAPGAVHPAYGPPLAASAAPAERFDVALLDLDGVVYRGEGAVPHAAEAIGAAGKDGMRAAYVTNNALRTPEAVADRLVRFGVPARAEDVITSAQAAAHVLRERLPAGAAVLVLGGEGLRAAVTAEGLRPVTSADDEPSAVVQGFDPELTYARLAEGALAVRAGARWVASNADLTVPTERGIAPGNGSLVAMIRAATGAEPLVAGKPEPAMHAESVRRSRAQRPIIVGDRLDTDIEAGTRSGTPTLLVLTGVTDGSELLAAGPASRPTLLAADLRGLLRPHPAADREPDGTAHCGAWTCQVDAEGTLRWHQSLAPGGSRRDGGPPDDGLDALRAACQAAWAASDAGRPARRLADDRPSSCADLTV; encoded by the coding sequence GCTGCTCGACCTGGACGGGGTGGTCTACCGGGGCGAGGGCGCCGTGCCGCACGCCGCCGAGGCGATCGGTGCCGCCGGGAAGGACGGGATGCGCGCCGCCTACGTCACGAACAACGCCCTGCGAACCCCGGAAGCGGTCGCGGACCGGCTGGTCCGGTTCGGGGTCCCGGCGCGGGCCGAGGATGTGATCACCTCCGCGCAGGCGGCGGCGCACGTGCTCCGCGAGCGGCTGCCGGCCGGGGCGGCGGTCCTGGTGCTCGGTGGCGAAGGGCTGCGGGCGGCGGTGACGGCCGAGGGGCTGCGCCCGGTGACCTCGGCCGACGACGAGCCGTCGGCGGTCGTCCAGGGGTTCGACCCCGAGCTGACCTACGCCCGGCTGGCCGAGGGGGCGCTGGCGGTGCGCGCCGGGGCGCGGTGGGTGGCCAGCAACGCCGACCTGACGGTGCCGACCGAGCGGGGCATCGCGCCGGGCAACGGCTCGCTGGTGGCGATGATCCGCGCGGCGACCGGCGCCGAGCCGCTGGTCGCCGGCAAGCCGGAGCCCGCGATGCACGCCGAGTCGGTGCGCCGCTCCCGGGCGCAGCGGCCGATCATCGTCGGCGACCGGCTCGACACCGACATCGAGGCCGGCACCCGATCCGGAACGCCGACGCTCCTGGTCCTCACCGGGGTGACGGACGGGTCGGAGCTGCTCGCCGCTGGCCCGGCCAGCCGGCCGACCCTGCTCGCCGCCGACCTGCGCGGCCTGCTGCGCCCGCACCCCGCCGCCGACCGGGAGCCGGACGGCACCGCCCACTGCGGAGCCTGGACCTGTCAGGTCGACGCCGAGGGCACGCTGCGTTGGCATCAGTCGCTCGCCCCCGGCGGCTCCCGGCGAGACGGCGGACCTCCCGACGACGGGCTGGACGCCCTGCGGGCCGCCTGCCAGGCCGCCTGGGCCGCTTCCGACGCCGGCCGTCCGGCCCGCCGGCTCGCCGACGACAGGCCGTCCTCCTGCGCGGACCTGACGGTCTAG